In a single window of the Thunnus albacares chromosome 1, fThuAlb1.1, whole genome shotgun sequence genome:
- the si:cabz01068815.1 gene encoding solute carrier family 51 subunit beta: MFNAWIVLFLLLPGAKAFLIHNTRRSLCLEDTAPAGEVLLKKCNLDSKSQQWVWVDQNMLMCVGSSRCLSAQHRKPIQTQSCHDPEVDAAGLMWDCDRDRLISRNTSMLLSIDGRRLTLSQDSKHSKWRSLDEGDICQEKLRSRRASDEPDEFEFAEQTGKVGAMTQEEREYLRWFYRTEDPTIWKFVLLGLAFICLLVGFLLLGMGAMASKNRKKIAKYKAAAALAHKSEVEELQVISQLRENSASTPSPERLLQGTDASLSNEKVSELKAGDIMVTWKNGNTSCLYPDPVAEAELPEEEKEVEVVEEKQEEVSAAELEAHEGDETMK, from the exons ATGTTCAATGCCTGGATCGTGTTGTTTCTCCTCCTGCCAG GGGCGAAGGCTTTCCTGATCCACAACACACGCCGCAGCCTGTGCCTGGAGGACACAGCACCTGCAGGTGAAGTTCTGCTGAAGAAGTGCAACCTGGACTCAAAGTCTCAGCAGTGGGTCTGGGTAGACCAGAACATGCTGATGTGTGTTGGATCGTCCAGATGTTTGTCAGCCCAGCACAGAAAACCTATCCAGACCCAGTCCTGCCATGATCCAGAGGTAGATGCTGCAGGGCTCATGTGGGACTGTGACAGGGACAGACTGATCAGCAGGAACACCTCAATGCTGCTTTCCATAGACGGCCGGCGTCTGACTCTGTCCCAAGACAGCAAACATTCAAAATGGAGATCTCTTGATGAAGGGGACATCTGCCAGGAAAAACTCA GATCCAGGAGGGCGTCTGATGAACCAGACGAGTTTGAGTTTGCAGAGCAGACAGGCAAGGTGGGAGCCATgacacaggaggagagagagtaCCTCCGCTGGTTTTATCGTACCGAGGACC CCACTATATGGAAGTTTGTTCTGCTGGGTCTTGCCTTCATTTGCCTTCTTGTTGGTTTTCTCTTGTTGGGAATGGGAGCCATGGCCAGCAA GAACAGAAAAAAGATCGCAAAGTACaaagcagcagctgctctgGCTCACAAAAGCGAGGTTGAGGAGCTGCAGGTCATTTCACAGCTCAGAGAGAACAGTGCCAGCACACCATCCCCAGAGAGGCTGCTGCAGGGTACCGACGCTTCCCTGTCCAATGAGAAGGTGAGCGAGCTCAAAGCAGGGGACATCATGGTCACATGGAAAAATGGCAACACCTCCTGCCTATACCCGGATCCTGTAGCCGAGGCGGAGCTGccggaggaggagaaggaggttgAAGTAGTGGAGGAGAAACAGGAGGAGGTCTCAGCTGCTGAGCTGGAGGCTCATGAAGGAGACGAAACCATGAAGTGA